Proteins encoded together in one Argiope bruennichi chromosome 1, qqArgBrue1.1, whole genome shotgun sequence window:
- the LOC129963353 gene encoding ATP-dependent RNA helicase DDX19B-like: MADDDWGLCADLQEKSLAALNNLKLDGTTPIPPPVPASLYAPQQGQDDDDDEPEPNPADISLMQKLVRTHLVETTADLEIQKKDPNSPLYSVKSFEDLNLRPELLKGVYAMGFNSPSKIQETALPILIADPPQNLIAQSQSGTGKTAAFILSALSRVDPNLHYPHVLVLSPTYELAVQTGKVAKKMAQFCPNIEFRFAIRGENLERGHRITEQFLIGTPGKVFDWAVRYKFFDLKKIQVFVLDEADVMVSTQGHEDQSIRIHKQLSKNCQMMLFSATYSDEVMNFAEHIVPNPIIIRLKKEEESLDNIKQYYIVCKSPEEKFEALCNVYGTVSIGQAMIFCHTKKTAAWLVEKMSKEGHDVALLSGELAVEQRIAVLNRFREGKEKVLITTNVCARGIDVEQVTVVINFDLPVNQKGEADCETYLHRIGRTGRFGKTGLAINMVDGSKSMAILKQIENHFGKKIVKVDSNEVDDLEKMAKR, translated from the exons ATGGCTGATGATGACTGGGGTCTCTGCGCTGATCTTCAAGAAAAAAGTCTTGCTGccttaaataatcttaaattagaTGGAACAACTCCAATACCTCCACCAGTGCCTGCATCACTATATGCTCCTCAACAAGGTCAGGATGACGATGATGATGAGCCAGAACCCAATCCGGCTGATATATCGTTAATGCAAAAACTTGTTAGAACACATTTAGTAGAAACTACTGCTGAtcttgaaattcagaaaaaagatcCTAACTCTCCTCTTTATTCTGTAAAATCATTTGAGGATCTTAATTTGCGCCCAGAGTTGTTGAAAGGAGTATATGCAATGGGATTTAATAGTCCTTCAAAAATACAGGAAACAGCACTTCCTATCCTTATAGCAGATCCTCCTCAGAATCTGATTGCTCAATCACAGAGTGGAACTGGCAAAACAGCTGCTTTCATTCTTTCTGCCTTAAGCCGAGTTGATCCAAATCTTCATTATCCTCATGTGTTGGTGCTATCGCCAACATATGAATTAGCTGTGCAAACAGGAAAAGTTGCCAAAAAAATGGCACAATTTTGTCCTAATATTGAATTTCGCTTTGCAATAAGAGGGGAAAACCTTGAAAGAGGCCATCGTATTACTGAGCAGTTTTTAATTGGCACACCTGGAAAAGTTTTTGACTGGGCAGTTCGTTACAAATTTTTTgaccttaaaaaaattcaagtgttTGTACTGGATGAAGCTGATGTGATGGTTTCTACACAAGGACATGAAGATCAATCTATACGTATCCATAAACAACTTTCAAAAAATTGCCAGATGATGCTTTTTTCAGCCACTTATTCAGATGAAGTGATGAATTTTGCAGAACATATAGTTCCAAATCCAATCATAATTAGGCttaaaaaggaagaagaaagtTTGGATAATATTAAGCAGTATTATATTGTATGCAAATCACCAGAGGAGAAATTTGAGGCCTTATGTAATGTGTATGGCACTGTCTCTATTGGACAAGCAATGATCTTCTGTCACACCAAGAAAACTGCAGCATGGTTGGTAGAAAAGATGTCAAAAGAAGGGCATGATGTGGCTTTACTTTCTGGAGAGCTTGCTGTGGAACAACGAATAGCTGTACTTAATCGCTTTAGAGAGGGTAAAGAAAAG GTTTTGATTACAACCAATGTTTGTGCTCGGGGCATAGATGTTGAACAAGTGACTGTAGTTATAAATTTTGACCTTCCTGTAAATCAAAAAGGTGAAGCAGATTGTGAAACCTACCTCCATCGTATTGGGAGAACTGGACGTTTTGGAAAAACTGGACTTGCCATTAATATGGTTGATGGCAGTAAATCCATGgccattttgaaacaaattgagAATCATTTTGGGAAGAAAATTGTTAAAGTAGATTCCAATGAAGTTGATGATTTGGAAAAGATGGCTAAGCGATAA